In the genome of Xanthobacteraceae bacterium, one region contains:
- a CDS encoding replicative DNA helicase encodes MALENALRKAFPEPETPEYRQAPHNIEVEQALLGAVLVNNEAFYRVSDFLEPKHFFEPIHQQIFEVAASLIRAGKIASPVTIKTFIPAETDIAGLNPTQYLARLAAEATTIINSGDYGRTIYDLATRRDLIQIGQDMVNVAYDAPVELPPQTQIEDAERRLYELAESGQYDGGFMRFSEALKDAVDLAARAYQREGGLSGVASGFTDLDQLMGGLQRSDLIIIAGRPAMGKTALATNIAYAIASDYQGEPKADGSIETVSGGIVGFFSLEMSAEQLATRIMSEQAEIASSRIRRGEISKEEFSKIAGVAQHMESVPLYIDDTGGISIAQLVARARRLKRQRGLDVMIVDYLQLLTGAKRSGDNRVQEVTEITTGLKALAKELNVPIIALSQLSRQVEARDDKRPQLADLRESGSIEQDADVVLFVFREEYYLKNKEPKPNSEEWFKWETEMKAAEGRAEIIIGKQRHGPTGTVKLSFESAYTRFGNLANADRLPERRP; translated from the coding sequence ATGGCACTCGAGAACGCGCTCCGAAAAGCCTTTCCGGAACCCGAAACACCGGAGTACCGGCAAGCGCCGCACAATATCGAGGTCGAGCAGGCGCTGCTCGGCGCGGTCCTCGTCAATAACGAAGCGTTCTACCGGGTTTCCGACTTCCTGGAGCCGAAGCATTTCTTCGAGCCGATCCATCAGCAGATCTTCGAGGTGGCCGCGAGCCTGATCCGCGCCGGCAAGATCGCCTCGCCCGTCACCATCAAGACCTTCATCCCGGCCGAGACCGACATCGCGGGCCTGAACCCGACGCAATATCTCGCGCGCCTCGCCGCGGAAGCGACCACCATCATCAATTCCGGCGATTACGGCCGCACCATCTACGACCTCGCCACGCGCCGCGACCTGATCCAGATCGGTCAGGACATGGTCAACGTCGCCTATGACGCGCCGGTGGAACTTCCGCCCCAGACGCAGATCGAGGATGCCGAGCGGCGGCTCTACGAACTCGCGGAGTCCGGCCAGTACGACGGCGGCTTCATGCGCTTCTCGGAAGCGCTCAAAGACGCGGTCGATCTCGCGGCGCGCGCCTATCAGCGCGAAGGCGGGCTTTCCGGCGTCGCGTCGGGGTTCACCGACCTCGATCAACTGATGGGCGGCCTGCAGCGGAGCGATCTCATCATCATCGCGGGCCGTCCCGCGATGGGGAAAACCGCGCTCGCCACCAACATCGCCTACGCGATTGCCAGCGACTATCAGGGCGAACCGAAAGCGGACGGCTCCATCGAAACCGTGTCGGGCGGCATCGTCGGTTTCTTCTCGCTGGAAATGTCGGCCGAGCAGCTCGCGACCCGTATCATGTCCGAGCAGGCGGAGATCGCCTCGTCGCGCATCCGCCGCGGCGAAATCTCGAAGGAAGAATTCTCCAAGATCGCGGGCGTCGCGCAGCACATGGAATCGGTGCCGCTCTATATCGACGACACCGGCGGCATCTCGATTGCGCAACTGGTCGCGCGCGCGCGGCGGCTCAAGCGACAGCGCGGCCTCGACGTGATGATCGTGGACTACCTGCAACTCCTCACCGGCGCGAAACGCTCCGGCGACAACCGCGTGCAGGAAGTGACCGAGATCACCACCGGCCTGAAGGCGCTCGCGAAAGAACTCAACGTCCCGATCATCGCACTGTCCCAGCTTTCGCGTCAGGTCGAAGCGCGCGACGACAAGCGCCCGCAACTCGCCGACCTTCGCGAGTCCGGCTCGATCGAGCAGGACGCGGACGTGGTGCTGTTCGTGTTCCGCGAGGAATATTACCTCAAGAACAAAGAACCGAAGCCGAACTCGGAAGAATGGTTCAAGTGGGAAACCGAAATGAAGGCCGCCGAGGGCCGCGCCGAAATCATCATCGGCAAGCAGCGCCACGGCCCGACCGGCACGGTGAAGCTCTCCTTCGAGTCGGCCTATACCCGCTTCGGTAATCTTGCCAATGCCGACCGCCTGCCGGAGCGGCGGCCGTAA
- a CDS encoding class I SAM-dependent methyltransferase, which produces MFERFVRGIFSSIVKEGSLAIAIADGKPFAVGDGTGEPLAIRFKSRTALLRSIINPELRFGEAFMNGGFVIERGDIAKLLDLLLRQTSITAPTPTAWIFDKGRFLLRRFEQFNPRRRARQNVHHHYDLDGRLYSLFLDADRQYSCAYFETPGQSLDDAQLAKKRHLAAKLLFNRPGLRALDIGCGWGGMALYLAEIADAKVTGVTLSDEQHAVARQRAAEKHLNGRVEFRLQDYRDVPETYDRIVSVGMFEHVGIDHYKEFFRKAASLLKPDGVAVLHSIGRSDRPTATSSWIAKYIFPGGYIPSLSEVLPAIERSGLIVTDIEILRLHYAGTLKAWRERFLAHREEVLALYDERFARMWEFYLAVSEMAFRHRHLMVFHIQMAHRQDAVPLTRGYIEDAENRFRAVERNVKRPLRLAGE; this is translated from the coding sequence ATGTTCGAACGTTTTGTACGGGGCATTTTCTCTTCGATCGTCAAAGAGGGATCGCTGGCCATCGCGATCGCCGACGGAAAGCCTTTTGCCGTAGGCGACGGCACCGGCGAGCCGCTCGCGATCCGTTTCAAAAGCAGGACGGCGCTGCTGCGCTCGATCATCAATCCCGAACTGCGTTTCGGCGAAGCGTTCATGAACGGCGGCTTCGTGATCGAACGCGGCGACATCGCCAAGCTGCTCGACCTGCTGTTGCGCCAGACCAGCATTACCGCGCCGACGCCGACAGCATGGATCTTCGACAAGGGGCGCTTTCTCCTGCGCCGGTTCGAGCAGTTCAATCCGCGCAGGCGGGCGCGGCAGAACGTGCACCACCACTACGATCTGGACGGCAGGCTTTATTCCTTATTCCTCGATGCCGACCGGCAGTATTCCTGCGCCTATTTCGAGACGCCCGGCCAAAGCCTCGACGACGCGCAGCTTGCGAAGAAGCGGCATCTCGCGGCGAAACTGCTGTTCAACCGTCCGGGATTGCGCGCGCTCGACATCGGCTGCGGCTGGGGCGGCATGGCGCTCTATCTCGCGGAGATTGCGGACGCGAAGGTCACGGGTGTCACGCTCTCGGACGAGCAACATGCGGTTGCGCGCCAGCGCGCCGCCGAAAAGCATCTCAACGGGCGCGTCGAGTTCCGTTTGCAGGACTATCGCGACGTGCCGGAAACCTACGACCGTATCGTTTCGGTCGGCATGTTCGAGCATGTCGGCATCGACCACTATAAAGAGTTCTTCCGCAAGGCTGCTTCCCTGCTGAAACCGGATGGCGTCGCGGTGCTTCATTCCATCGGCCGCTCGGACCGCCCGACCGCCACCAGTTCGTGGATCGCGAAATACATCTTCCCCGGCGGCTATATCCCGTCGCTTTCGGAAGTCCTGCCCGCGATCGAGCGCTCCGGCCTGATCGTGACCGACATCGAGATCTTGCGCCTGCACTACGCCGGGACGCTGAAGGCGTGGCGCGAGCGTTTTCTCGCGCACCGCGAGGAAGTGCTGGCACTTTACGACGAGCGGTTCGCGCGAATGTGGGAGTTCTATCTCGCCGTCTCGGAAATGGCGTTCCGCCACCGGCACCTGATGGTATTCCACATCCAGATGGCGCACCGGCAGGACGCGGTGCCGCTGACACGCGGCTATATCGAGGACGCGGAAAACCGCTTCCGCGCGGTAGAACGGAACGTCAAGCGTCCGTTGCGGCTGGCGGGAGAATAA
- the rplI gene encoding 50S ribosomal protein L9: MEVILLERVAKLGQIGDTVKVKDGFARNFLLPNGKALRATEANKKKFEGMKAQIEAQNLERKNEAEAVAKKLDGKSVILVRQAGETGQLYGSVQSRDIADALTKDGFTVQRRQIVLNSPIKVIGLHTLPVSLHPEVDVNIIVNVARTPDEAERQARGEDLTVTRSDDEEERAEAKLAAEKFFEQTPEELKAGEEAATEEAPKA, encoded by the coding sequence ATGGAAGTCATCCTACTCGAGCGCGTCGCCAAGCTCGGCCAGATCGGCGACACCGTGAAGGTGAAAGACGGTTTCGCCCGCAATTTCCTGCTGCCGAACGGCAAGGCGCTGCGCGCGACCGAAGCAAACAAGAAGAAGTTCGAGGGCATGAAGGCGCAGATCGAAGCGCAGAACTTAGAGCGCAAGAACGAAGCGGAAGCGGTCGCGAAGAAGCTCGACGGCAAGTCGGTCATCCTCGTCCGTCAGGCCGGCGAAACCGGCCAGCTCTACGGCTCGGTGCAGTCCCGCGACATCGCGGACGCGCTCACCAAGGACGGCTTCACCGTGCAGCGCCGCCAGATCGTGCTGAACTCGCCGATCAAGGTGATCGGCCTGCACACGCTCCCGGTTTCCCTGCATCCGGAAGTCGACGTGAACATCATCGTCAACGTCGCCCGCACCCCGGACGAAGCCGAGCGTCAGGCACGCGGCGAAGACCTCACCGTCACCCGCAGCGACGACGAGGAAGAACGCGCGGAAGCCAAGCTGGCCGCCGAAAAATTCTTCGAGCAGACGCCGGAAGAACTCAAGGCCGGAGAAGAAGCGGCTACGGAAGAAGCGCCCAAGGCGTGA
- a CDS encoding DUF2232 domain-containing protein, whose amino-acid sequence MIQAILIGIGAGAASALLFASALTRGPLALILVPLSMLPVLLAGIAWSHRIALLAVATAATLAGLLISGWSAVSYVVAFGVPAYVLAYLVMLGRTTEHGAEWYPPGRIVIWAALLAAGAGLAFVLLFGSDLETYRGSVRATLQQSLKDAPPEAFAQQLKLLGLKSTDELFNVVALILPAWVGLFAFTFYILNAWLAARLARVSGMLPRPWPDLRAMTFPPMASVLFVVGLAVSYFIPGLPGLIATVIVAILTFAHSLLGFAVLHSITQGVGGRTPILALAWISLAFGWPVLLAAMLGIADQIFDLRGKAARRRPPAPPVPMK is encoded by the coding sequence ATGATACAGGCAATCCTCATTGGCATTGGCGCAGGCGCGGCTTCCGCGCTCCTGTTCGCGTCCGCGCTTACCCGCGGACCGCTGGCGCTGATCCTTGTGCCGCTTTCCATGCTGCCCGTGCTACTCGCCGGCATTGCGTGGAGCCATCGCATCGCGCTGCTCGCTGTCGCCACGGCGGCAACGCTCGCCGGCCTGCTCATTTCCGGCTGGAGCGCGGTCTCCTATGTCGTCGCGTTCGGCGTACCGGCCTATGTCCTCGCCTATCTCGTAATGCTCGGCCGCACCACCGAGCATGGCGCAGAATGGTATCCGCCGGGACGCATCGTGATCTGGGCGGCACTGCTTGCGGCCGGTGCGGGCCTCGCTTTCGTCCTGCTGTTCGGCAGCGACCTAGAAACCTATCGCGGTTCCGTCCGCGCCACCTTGCAACAAAGCCTCAAGGACGCGCCGCCGGAAGCGTTCGCGCAGCAACTGAAACTGCTTGGCCTGAAAAGCACCGACGAACTCTTCAACGTCGTCGCGCTGATCCTGCCGGCGTGGGTCGGACTGTTCGCGTTCACGTTCTACATTCTCAACGCATGGCTCGCGGCGCGCCTCGCCCGCGTTTCCGGAATGTTGCCGCGCCCGTGGCCCGATCTCCGTGCGATGACGTTTCCGCCGATGGCGTCGGTCCTGTTCGTCGTAGGCCTCGCGGTTTCGTATTTCATTCCGGGCCTGCCCGGCCTGATCGCGACCGTGATCGTCGCGATCCTGACCTTCGCCCACTCGCTGCTCGGCTTCGCCGTGCTGCATTCGATCACGCAAGGTGTCGGCGGTCGCACGCCGATCCTTGCGCTCGCATGGATCTCGCTTGCCTTCGGCTGGCCGGTCCTGCTCGCGGCGATGCTCGGCATCGCCGACCAGATTTTCGATTTGCGCGGAAAGGCGGCACGACGCCGCCCGCCCGCGCCGCCTGTCCCCATGAAATAA
- the rpsR gene encoding 30S ribosomal protein S18 gives MAMGAQGGQRRPFFRRRKTCPFSGANAPKIDYKDTKLLQRYVSERGKIVPARISAVSTLKQRELAAAIKRARFLGLLPYVLK, from the coding sequence ATGGCCATGGGTGCTCAGGGCGGCCAGCGCCGTCCGTTCTTCCGCCGCCGCAAGACCTGCCCGTTCTCGGGCGCGAATGCGCCGAAGATTGACTACAAGGACACCAAGCTCCTGCAGCGCTACGTTTCCGAGCGCGGCAAGATCGTCCCGGCCCGCATCAGCGCGGTCTCGACCCTCAAGCAGCGCGAACTCGCCGCCGCCATCAAGCGCGCGCGTTTCCTTGGGCTGCTGCCTTACGTTCTGAAGTAA
- the rpsF gene encoding 30S ribosomal protein S6, with the protein MPLYEHVFLARQDVTAQQVEEMIAQYKGVIEAGKGSVKKEEYWGVKSLTYRIRKNRKAHMALLNIDAPAAAVHEMERQMRISEDVIRFMTVKVEELEEGPSAMMQKRDRDDRRGRRDRDGEEGGSDDNAPARDGDSNEGAN; encoded by the coding sequence ATGCCGCTTTACGAGCATGTCTTTCTCGCGCGTCAGGACGTGACCGCGCAGCAAGTCGAAGAAATGATCGCCCAGTACAAGGGCGTGATCGAAGCCGGTAAAGGCTCGGTCAAGAAGGAAGAATACTGGGGCGTGAAGTCCCTCACCTACCGCATCCGCAAGAACCGCAAGGCGCACATGGCGCTCCTCAACATCGACGCGCCGGCCGCGGCCGTGCACGAGATGGAACGCCAGATGCGCATTTCCGAAGACGTAATCCGCTTCATGACCGTGAAGGTCGAGGAACTGGAAGAAGGTCCGTCGGCGATGATGCAGAAGCGCGACCGCGACGACCGCCGTGGCCGCCGCGACCGTGACGGCGAGGAAGGCGGCAGCGACGACAACGCGCCTGCACGCGACGGCGACTCGAACGAGGGAGCGAACTAA
- the fabD gene encoding ACP S-malonyltransferase, translating to MALAFAFPGQGSQAVGMGKALSDAFPAAKAVFDEVDAALGQKLSQVMWEGPQETLTLTENAQPALMAVSVAVVKVLEAEAGLDLARDVKFVAGHSLGEYSALAAAGAFSITDAAKLLRIRGQAMQKAVPVGTGAMAALLGIELDAARELASEAAQGEVCDVANDNGGGQVVVSGNKAAVERAAEIAKGKSVRAMMLPVSAPFHCALMQPAADAMRDALGKVQVNKPKVPVVANVTASAVSDPNEIVDLLVKQVTGTVRWRECVQYLAANGVTKIVEAGSGKVLTGLLKRIAKEVSGQPVGTPDDVAAYKAAG from the coding sequence ATGGCACTCGCATTCGCTTTTCCGGGTCAGGGCAGCCAGGCGGTCGGCATGGGCAAGGCGCTCAGTGACGCCTTTCCGGCGGCAAAGGCCGTATTCGACGAGGTGGACGCAGCGCTCGGCCAGAAGCTCTCGCAGGTGATGTGGGAAGGCCCGCAGGAGACGCTGACCCTCACCGAGAACGCCCAGCCCGCGCTGATGGCGGTTTCGGTCGCGGTGGTGAAAGTGCTGGAAGCTGAGGCGGGCCTCGATCTCGCGCGCGACGTGAAATTCGTCGCCGGTCATTCGCTCGGCGAATATTCGGCGCTGGCGGCGGCGGGCGCGTTCTCGATCACGGATGCCGCGAAGCTGCTCCGCATCCGCGGGCAGGCGATGCAGAAGGCGGTGCCGGTCGGCACCGGCGCGATGGCGGCCTTGCTCGGCATCGAACTCGACGCGGCGCGCGAACTGGCTTCCGAAGCGGCACAGGGCGAAGTCTGCGACGTCGCGAACGACAATGGCGGCGGGCAGGTGGTCGTCTCCGGCAACAAGGCGGCGGTCGAACGCGCCGCCGAAATCGCGAAAGGCAAGAGCGTGCGCGCGATGATGCTGCCCGTATCCGCGCCCTTCCATTGCGCACTCATGCAGCCGGCGGCGGACGCGATGCGCGACGCGCTCGGAAAAGTTCAGGTCAACAAGCCGAAGGTGCCGGTGGTGGCGAACGTCACCGCCAGCGCTGTGAGCGACCCCAACGAAATCGTCGATCTGCTGGTGAAGCAGGTGACCGGCACCGTTCGCTGGAGAGAATGCGTGCAGTATCTCGCCGCGAACGGCGTCACGAAGATCGTCGAGGCCGGATCGGGCAAGGTGCTCACCGGGCTTCTCAAGCGCATCGCGAAGGAAGTTTCCGGCCAGCCGGTCGGCACGCCCGATGATGTCGCCGCATACAAGGCTGCCGGATAA
- a CDS encoding glutathione S-transferase family protein: MWTYYFAAHTGALAPHIALEEAGAKYETVRLSFKSEDQRKPEYTAINPKARVPALKTERGVLTEVPAILAFVAQEFPAANLAPLEDPFAFAEVQAFNSYLCSTVHVSHAHRMRGYRWADEPEAIAAMQRKVPQSVGEGFEMIERHFLRGPWVMGERYTIADPYLYTLTQWMEADGVDRNRFPKVKDHFARVGERPAVKRALAAQLG, from the coding sequence ATGTGGACCTATTACTTCGCGGCGCATACCGGCGCGCTTGCGCCGCACATCGCGCTGGAAGAAGCGGGCGCGAAATACGAAACCGTGCGCCTCAGCTTCAAGAGCGAAGACCAGCGCAAGCCGGAATATACGGCGATCAATCCGAAGGCCCGCGTGCCCGCGCTGAAAACCGAACGCGGCGTGCTGACCGAAGTGCCCGCAATTCTCGCTTTCGTGGCGCAGGAGTTTCCGGCCGCGAACCTCGCGCCGCTCGAAGATCCGTTTGCTTTCGCCGAAGTGCAGGCGTTCAACAGCTACCTGTGTTCGACGGTGCACGTTTCGCACGCCCACAGGATGCGCGGCTATCGCTGGGCCGACGAGCCGGAGGCGATCGCCGCCATGCAGCGCAAGGTGCCGCAATCGGTCGGCGAAGGCTTCGAGATGATCGAGCGGCACTTCCTGCGCGGCCCGTGGGTCATGGGCGAGCGCTACACGATTGCCGATCCATACCTTTATACCTTGACCCAATGGATGGAAGCGGACGGCGTAGACCGCAACCGTTTTCCCAAGGTGAAGGATCATTTCGCGCGCGTCGGCGAACGGCCCGCCGTCAAGCGGGCGCTCGCGGCGCAACTGGGCTAG
- the fabG gene encoding 3-oxoacyl-[acyl-carrier-protein] reductase, which yields MFDLTGKKALVTGASSGIGTAIAKALHAQGAEVAISGTRKEALDAIAAEMKERVHVLPCNLADKDAVEALVPSADKAMGQVDILVNNAGITKDNIFVRLSDEAWDQVIAVNLTAGFRLARAAARDMMRRRFGRIIGITSVVGATGNAGQGNYAAAKAGMVGMMKSLAQELASRNVTANCIAPGFIATPMTDVLTEAQKKAILDAVPARKLGTPDDIGAAAVYLASNEAGYVTGATLHVNGGMAMF from the coding sequence ATGTTCGATCTCACCGGCAAGAAGGCGCTCGTCACCGGCGCATCCAGCGGTATCGGCACCGCCATCGCCAAGGCGCTGCACGCGCAGGGCGCGGAAGTCGCGATATCCGGCACGCGCAAGGAAGCGCTCGACGCCATCGCGGCGGAAATGAAAGAGCGCGTGCATGTGCTGCCATGCAATCTCGCCGACAAGGACGCGGTCGAGGCGCTCGTTCCTTCCGCCGACAAGGCGATGGGGCAGGTCGACATCCTCGTGAACAATGCCGGCATCACGAAGGACAACATCTTCGTTCGCCTCAGCGACGAGGCGTGGGATCAGGTGATCGCGGTGAACCTCACCGCGGGCTTCCGGCTGGCACGCGCTGCCGCGCGCGACATGATGCGCCGCCGTTTCGGCCGCATCATCGGCATCACTTCCGTTGTGGGTGCGACCGGCAACGCCGGGCAGGGCAACTATGCCGCCGCGAAGGCGGGCATGGTCGGGATGATGAAATCGCTGGCGCAGGAACTGGCGAGCCGGAATGTCACTGCGAACTGCATCGCACCCGGCTTCATCGCGACGCCCATGACCGACGTGCTGACCGAGGCGCAGAAGAAAGCGATTCTCGACGCCGTCCCGGCAAGGAAGCTCGGCACGCCGGACGATATCGGCGCGGCGGCGGTCTACCTTGCCTCCAACGAGGCCGGATATGTCACCGGCGCGACGCTCCACGTGAACGGCGGCATGGCGATGTTCTGA
- a CDS encoding acyl carrier protein, whose translation MADIAERVKKIVVERLGVEPEKVNEKASFIDDLGADSLDTVELVMAFEEEFGCEIPDDAAETISTVGDAVKFLEKNAKS comes from the coding sequence ATGGCCGATATTGCGGAACGGGTAAAAAAGATCGTCGTGGAACGTCTCGGCGTGGAGCCGGAGAAGGTCAACGAGAAGGCGAGCTTCATTGACGATCTCGGCGCCGACAGTCTCGACACCGTCGAGCTGGTCATGGCGTTCGAGGAAGAATTCGGCTGCGAAATTCCGGACGATGCCGCGGAGACGATCTCGACCGTCGGCGATGCCGTGAAGTTCCTCGAGAAGAACGCGAAGTCCTAA
- the fabF gene encoding beta-ketoacyl-ACP synthase II, with product MRRVVVTGLGMLSPLGCGVETTWKRLLEGKSGAKKIDEFEVSDLRCQIAHVIPKGDGSDGTFNRDQWMEPKESRKVDDFILYAICAATQALEDAGWKPVSTEDQERTGVLIGSGIGGIEGIAETAIILKEKGPRRVSPFFIPGRLINLASGYVSIQHGLKGPNHSVVTACSTGAHAIGDAGRLIALGDADVMVAGGTESPVGRMALAGFSAMHALCASYNDRPVQASRPYDKDRDGFVMGEGAGVVVLEEYEHAKARGAKIYGELIGYGLSGDAYHITAPSENGEGAFRCMTMALKRAGISASDLDYINAHGTSTMADTIELGAVERLVGNAASKISMSSTKSSIGHLLGAAGSVEAIFSLLAMRDQVAPATLNLDNPSVETPIDLVPHTPRKRDINIALSNSFGFGGTNASLIFRRVNH from the coding sequence ATGCGTCGTGTCGTCGTTACCGGGCTGGGGATGCTCTCGCCGCTCGGTTGCGGCGTCGAGACTACGTGGAAGCGCCTGCTCGAAGGCAAGAGCGGCGCGAAGAAGATCGACGAATTCGAAGTGTCCGATCTGCGCTGCCAGATCGCGCACGTCATCCCGAAGGGCGACGGCTCCGACGGCACCTTCAACCGCGACCAGTGGATGGAGCCGAAGGAAAGCCGCAAGGTCGATGACTTTATCCTCTATGCGATCTGCGCGGCGACGCAGGCGCTTGAAGACGCGGGCTGGAAGCCCGTCAGCACCGAAGATCAGGAGCGCACCGGCGTCCTGATCGGCTCCGGCATCGGCGGCATCGAAGGCATCGCGGAGACCGCGATCATCCTGAAGGAAAAAGGTCCGCGCCGCGTTTCGCCGTTCTTTATTCCCGGCCGCCTGATCAACCTCGCGTCCGGTTACGTTTCCATCCAGCACGGGCTGAAGGGACCGAACCATTCGGTCGTCACCGCGTGCTCGACCGGCGCGCACGCCATCGGCGACGCAGGCCGTTTGATCGCGCTCGGCGATGCCGACGTGATGGTCGCGGGCGGCACGGAGTCTCCGGTCGGCCGCATGGCGCTCGCCGGTTTCTCCGCGATGCATGCGCTCTGCGCGTCTTACAACGATCGTCCTGTGCAGGCGTCGCGCCCTTACGACAAGGATCGCGACGGTTTCGTCATGGGCGAGGGCGCGGGCGTGGTCGTGCTCGAGGAATACGAGCACGCGAAAGCGCGCGGCGCGAAGATTTACGGCGAACTGATCGGCTATGGCCTCTCCGGCGACGCCTATCACATCACCGCTCCTTCGGAGAATGGCGAAGGCGCGTTCCGCTGCATGACCATGGCGCTGAAGCGCGCGGGTATTTCGGCTTCCGATCTCGATTACATCAACGCGCATGGTACTTCGACCATGGCCGATACCATCGAACTCGGCGCAGTCGAGCGTCTGGTCGGGAATGCAGCCTCCAAGATTTCGATGTCTTCGACGAAATCTTCCATCGGCCATCTGCTCGGTGCGGCGGGTTCGGTGGAGGCGATTTTCTCCCTGCTTGCGATGCGCGATCAGGTCGCGCCCGCGACCCTTAATCTCGACAATCCTTCGGTCGAAACTCCGATCGACCTCGTCCCGCACACGCCGCGCAAGCGCGACATCAACATCGCGCTTTCGAATTCCTTTGGTTTCGGCGGGACCAATGCGTCTCTGATCTTCCGGCGCGTCAATCACTAA
- the mltG gene encoding endolytic transglycosylase MltG produces MADRVPAPPSSRARHPIVIIGNAIFTTLFLLAIFAGGALYYGSVKFSEPGPLDREKTVNIPPKTGLRDMADLLRREGVIEQPNLFVLGAYVQRAHGDLKAGEYVFEKNASMADVLKTIIEGKSIQHQVTIPEGLTSQQILQRINDAEVLTGPIQTIPPEGTLLPETYRVTRGTTREQLIQRMSQAQMRLVQEIWNRRAQDLPVKNIQEFITLASIVEKETAIASERTRVAAVFVNRLNRNMRLQSDPTIIYGIVGGKGTLGRSITRSDIDTPTPYNTYTINGLPPGPIANPGRASLEAVANPSRTKDLYFVADGTGGHVFAETYEQHQRNVARWRDIERDKRETQTGQTPPPAPAGEPKQSSGDKEKKNAKSGEPQKKKKEKKAEPKQ; encoded by the coding sequence ATGGCCGACCGCGTTCCCGCGCCGCCGTCGAGCCGCGCGCGGCATCCCATTGTCATCATCGGCAACGCGATCTTCACGACGCTGTTCCTGCTCGCGATTTTCGCGGGCGGCGCTCTTTATTATGGCAGCGTGAAGTTCAGCGAGCCGGGTCCGCTCGACCGCGAAAAGACCGTCAACATCCCGCCGAAGACCGGCCTGCGCGACATGGCGGACCTGCTCCGCCGCGAAGGCGTGATCGAGCAGCCCAACCTTTTCGTGCTCGGCGCCTATGTGCAGCGCGCGCATGGCGACCTGAAGGCCGGCGAATACGTCTTCGAGAAGAACGCCAGCATGGCCGACGTGCTGAAGACGATCATCGAGGGCAAGTCGATCCAGCATCAGGTCACGATCCCGGAAGGGCTGACCAGCCAGCAGATCCTCCAGCGCATCAACGACGCCGAAGTGCTGACCGGCCCGATCCAGACCATTCCGCCGGAAGGCACGCTGCTGCCCGAAACCTATCGTGTGACGCGCGGCACCACGCGCGAACAACTGATCCAGCGCATGAGTCAGGCGCAGATGCGTCTGGTGCAGGAAATCTGGAACCGCCGCGCACAGGATCTGCCGGTCAAGAATATTCAGGAATTCATCACACTCGCGTCCATCGTCGAGAAGGAAACCGCGATTGCCAGCGAACGCACCCGCGTCGCCGCCGTGTTCGTTAACCGCCTGAACCGCAACATGCGGCTGCAATCGGACCCGACGATCATCTACGGCATCGTCGGCGGGAAGGGCACGCTGGGCCGCTCCATCACGCGTTCCGACATTGACACGCCGACGCCCTACAACACCTACACCATCAACGGCCTGCCGCCCGGACCGATCGCCAATCCGGGCCGCGCTTCGCTGGAAGCGGTCGCCAATCCGTCGCGCACCAAGGATCTCTACTTCGTGGCCGACGGCACCGGCGGTCACGTCTTCGCCGAGACCTACGAGCAGCACCAGCGCAACGTCGCCCGCTGGCGCGACATCGAGCGCGACAAGCGCGAGACGCAGACCGGCCAGACGCCGCCGCCCGCACCCGCCGGCGAGCCGAAGCAGTCTTCGGGAGACAAAGAGAAGAAGAACGCGAAGTCCGGCGAGCCGCAGAAAAAGAAGAAAGAGAAGAAGGCCGAGCCGAAGCAATAG